From Thermogladius calderae 1633, a single genomic window includes:
- a CDS encoding ABC transporter permease: protein MGLLRYVAIRGTLIIPTILILYTLVFIVLRILPGNPVLAALGTKNIPEEQLKAIMAELGLDKPLYIQYFEYLANFLRGDMGMSMVVRGRPITSDIADKLPATLELTVWSILVSLVIGVGTGYLVAKRRSRYLEAFARVFGSVVFVVFIPALGLALQLVFSSYLKILPSGGRISSIEGFKPITGIYTLDALIELNPRAFVDALSHLVLPSLTLGLVISGPYIRLALNNLEAVMSSKMVDAYRSRGIREPKVIRHAFKHVLIPIVTYTGLQFSLLMGGAVLTETTFNWPGIGTYLVDKVMYRDYTAIQAVILIFAFIVGLTSLIVDVVYALIDPRVRY, encoded by the coding sequence ATGGGTTTGCTTAGATATGTGGCTATAAGAGGTACGTTGATCATACCCACAATCCTTATCCTCTATACTTTGGTCTTCATAGTCCTCAGAATCCTGCCGGGCAACCCCGTACTCGCCGCGCTGGGCACGAAGAACATACCGGAAGAGCAGTTGAAGGCCATCATGGCGGAGCTGGGCCTCGACAAGCCCCTCTACATCCAGTACTTCGAGTACCTCGCCAACTTCCTGAGGGGCGACATGGGGATGTCCATGGTTGTGAGGGGTAGGCCTATAACGAGCGACATCGCGGACAAGCTCCCGGCTACACTGGAGCTGACCGTCTGGAGCATTCTCGTGAGCCTCGTCATCGGTGTCGGCACCGGCTACCTGGTCGCTAAGCGGAGGAGCAGGTACCTAGAGGCCTTCGCGAGGGTCTTCGGCTCAGTCGTGTTCGTGGTCTTCATACCCGCGCTCGGCCTAGCCCTACAGCTCGTCTTCTCGAGCTACCTCAAGATACTCCCGTCCGGCGGGAGGATATCGAGTATCGAGGGGTTCAAGCCCATTACAGGGATCTACACCCTCGACGCACTAATCGAGTTGAACCCCCGCGCCTTCGTAGACGCCCTCTCACACCTGGTACTGCCGTCTCTCACACTCGGCCTCGTAATCTCCGGGCCCTACATCAGGCTGGCTCTAAACAACCTAGAGGCCGTCATGTCGTCCAAGATGGTGGACGCGTACAGGTCGAGGGGGATCAGGGAGCCCAAGGTGATAAGGCACGCCTTCAAGCACGTCTTGATCCCCATAGTCACTTACACAGGTCTACAGTTCTCGCTCTTGATGGGCGGCGCGGTTTTGACCGAAACGACCTTTAACTGGCCGGGTATCGGGACATACCTCGTCGACAAGGTCATGTACAGGGACTACACGGCTATACAGGCGGTGATACTGATCTTCGCCTTCATAGTCGGCTTGACAAGCCTCATCGTCGACGTGGTCTACGCCTTGATCGACCCGAGGGTGAGGTACTAG
- a CDS encoding ABC transporter permease — MVELRLAHIFRDAYIATGLAIIVFFVLLALLADVIAPYSPVNSVGAPLQPPSPGHIMGTDNLGRDIFSRVVYGSRIVLAIVALSIALSGFVGTLLGLVSGYLGGLLDRVLSFVMDSIYAFPSLILAIALSVALGPSPVNAAVAIAVVYVPTYFRMIRGQVLSVKNEGFIEQARVLGLPPSRIVVRHILPHVSRTMMVVFSMNSADAILTEAALSFIGLTVQPPTPDWGFDLYKGRGFVLDGKWWLMAFPGLCITLLALGFALVSEGVSRITGARLR, encoded by the coding sequence GTGGTGGAGTTGAGGCTCGCCCACATATTTAGAGACGCCTACATAGCAACGGGCCTAGCCATAATAGTGTTTTTCGTACTACTCGCGCTCCTAGCCGACGTCATAGCCCCCTACTCCCCCGTGAACTCTGTAGGTGCGCCACTACAGCCGCCCAGCCCCGGGCACATAATGGGGACGGACAACCTCGGCCGGGACATCTTCTCGAGAGTGGTCTACGGGTCCAGGATAGTCCTGGCGATCGTCGCCCTCTCCATCGCTTTGAGCGGCTTCGTGGGGACCCTCCTAGGCCTCGTGAGCGGTTACCTGGGCGGTCTGCTCGACAGGGTGCTTTCCTTCGTCATGGACTCGATATACGCCTTCCCATCCCTTATACTCGCCATAGCCCTCTCGGTGGCCTTGGGGCCGAGCCCCGTAAACGCCGCTGTCGCAATAGCTGTCGTCTACGTGCCGACGTACTTCAGAATGATCAGGGGACAGGTCCTCAGCGTGAAAAACGAGGGGTTCATCGAGCAGGCCCGCGTCCTGGGCTTACCGCCCTCGAGGATCGTGGTGAGGCACATACTACCTCACGTGTCGAGGACTATGATGGTGGTCTTCAGCATGAACAGCGCCGACGCTATTTTGACAGAGGCGGCGTTGAGCTTCATAGGCTTAACTGTTCAGCCCCCAACCCCGGACTGGGGCTTCGACTTGTACAAGGGGAGGGGCTTCGTCTTGGACGGCAAGTGGTGGCTCATGGCTTTCCCGGGCCTCTGCATAACACTGCTGGCACTAGGCTTCGCCCTTGTGAGCGAGGGGGTGTCGAGAATAACTGGTGCGAGGCTGAGGTAG
- a CDS encoding ABC transporter ATP-binding protein, giving the protein MAGHVLEVEDLWVKYYTMSGVVHAVSGVSFKLRRGEMLAVVGESGSGKSTLAYALMNMVPKPGKIVRGRVLLGGVDLLTLMTEELRKVRGSRISIVFQDPFTTLDPLRRVVDQFTEFLMEHGLDKATALRVAREYTEAVGLPERVLESYPHQLSGGQKQRVAIAMAISLSPEVVIADEPTTALDVIVQKQIMDLIDDVRRKYKSSFILITHDLALALERADTVMVMYGGYVMEYADKSELVRDMRHPYTRALLESLPRLGQRGLPSFLPGYPPDLRNPPSGCVFHPRCPLAREKCRAEQPQLVEVSKGHYVACHYAGVVK; this is encoded by the coding sequence TTGGCCGGCCACGTCCTGGAAGTCGAGGACCTGTGGGTGAAGTACTACACGATGAGCGGGGTTGTACACGCGGTCTCCGGCGTGTCCTTTAAGCTACGGAGAGGCGAGATGCTGGCCGTAGTGGGCGAGAGCGGCAGCGGGAAGTCCACGCTAGCGTACGCTCTGATGAACATGGTCCCGAAGCCGGGTAAGATCGTAAGGGGGAGGGTCCTACTCGGGGGTGTTGACCTGTTGACCCTCATGACAGAGGAGCTCAGGAAGGTCAGGGGGAGCAGGATATCCATAGTCTTCCAAGACCCGTTCACTACACTCGACCCTCTGAGGAGGGTCGTCGACCAGTTCACCGAGTTCCTCATGGAGCACGGGCTCGACAAAGCCACAGCACTGCGTGTAGCCCGGGAGTACACGGAGGCCGTCGGCCTCCCCGAGAGAGTTCTCGAGTCCTACCCGCACCAGTTGAGCGGGGGTCAGAAACAGAGGGTGGCGATAGCGATGGCGATCAGCCTGAGCCCCGAGGTGGTTATCGCGGACGAGCCCACTACGGCGCTGGACGTGATAGTCCAGAAGCAGATCATGGACTTAATAGACGATGTCAGGAGGAAGTACAAGTCCTCGTTCATCCTGATAACACACGACCTAGCCCTAGCCCTAGAGAGGGCGGACACCGTCATGGTGATGTACGGGGGTTACGTGATGGAGTACGCCGATAAGAGCGAGCTGGTCCGCGACATGCGACACCCCTACACGAGGGCCCTCTTAGAGTCGCTGCCCAGGCTCGGCCAGAGGGGGCTGCCCAGCTTCCTCCCCGGCTACCCACCCGACTTGAGGAACCCGCCCAGCGGCTGCGTGTTCCACCCGAGGTGCCCCCTGGCGAGGGAGAAGTGCCGGGCCGAGCAACCGCAACTCGTGGAGGTCTCGAAGGGGCACTACGTGGCCTGCCACTACGCGGGGGTGGTGAAATGA
- a CDS encoding ABC transporter ATP-binding protein produces MSRVVELKSVVMDFEVSLFGRKKRVRAVDNVTLGIAENEIYGLVGESGSGKSTIGRITLRLYRPTRGRVFFEGVDITDWSERSLRRIRRRMQLIPQDPYSAINPVQTLGEALAEPLIVHEKLDKREALDIAAKALEEVGLVPPEDFIHRKPHELSGGQLQRAVIARSMILRPRYVVADEPTSNLDASIRASIVKLLLDLKSRYGLSMLFITHDIVLLSLIADRIGVLYMGQLVEEGAADKVVKEPLHPYTKALLSAIPRVGGEVETERVDLKGEIGDPSNPPPGCRLHPRCPFATERCRREEPPLVRVNGRWVKCWLFYGK; encoded by the coding sequence ATGAGCAGGGTGGTCGAGCTCAAAAGCGTTGTCATGGACTTCGAGGTCAGCTTGTTCGGTCGTAAGAAGAGGGTGAGAGCAGTCGACAACGTGACGCTCGGCATCGCGGAGAACGAGATCTACGGCCTCGTTGGGGAGAGCGGTAGCGGGAAGTCGACTATTGGGAGAATCACGCTGAGGCTCTACAGGCCGACTAGGGGCAGGGTCTTCTTCGAGGGGGTCGACATAACGGACTGGAGCGAGAGGAGTTTGAGGAGGATTAGGAGGAGGATGCAGCTCATCCCCCAGGACCCCTACAGCGCTATAAACCCTGTCCAGACGTTGGGCGAAGCCCTAGCCGAGCCCTTGATCGTCCACGAGAAGCTCGATAAGCGTGAAGCCCTCGATATCGCGGCGAAGGCCCTCGAGGAGGTCGGGCTGGTGCCCCCTGAGGACTTCATTCACAGGAAGCCCCACGAGCTGAGTGGTGGCCAGTTGCAGAGGGCGGTGATAGCGAGGTCCATGATACTGAGGCCGAGGTACGTCGTTGCAGACGAGCCGACCAGTAACCTAGACGCCTCTATTAGGGCCTCGATCGTCAAGCTGCTCTTAGACCTCAAGAGCCGCTACGGCTTGTCCATGCTCTTCATAACGCACGACATAGTACTGCTCAGCCTCATAGCCGACAGGATCGGTGTCCTGTACATGGGGCAGCTCGTCGAGGAGGGGGCCGCTGACAAGGTCGTGAAGGAGCCGCTACACCCGTACACGAAGGCCCTCTTATCGGCCATACCCCGCGTCGGGGGTGAGGTGGAGACCGAGAGAGTAGACCTGAAAGGGGAGATAGGAGACCCCTCCAACCCGCCACCAGGCTGCCGCCTCCACCCCAGGTGCCCCTTCGCGACGGAGAGGTGCCGCAGAGAGGAGCCGCCCCTCGTCCGCGTCAACGGCAGGTGGGTCAAGTGTTGGCTTTTCTACGGTAAGTAG
- a CDS encoding iron-containing alcohol dehydrogenase has protein sequence MGPTFRVYNGGVNLVFGVNGLADFKNVLSSMRMPVIVTGRRSAVESGALAEVTKILEESGVSYVVYDRVTPNPTLQQAEELAEYYRSEGCREFIAIGGGSAIDLAKSARALVAGGGSIREYFYGMRQVPKEKPLLFVVNTTHGTGSEVDRFAVLTDEGEVEKRGFPAGYPDYGVDDPRYTLTLPLNQSVYTSIDALSHAIEAATSRVSSPYTELLSVEASRRVFEYLPRVVGSPRDLEARYWLLYASMLGGVAIDHSLTHLGHGLEHLLSAYNPKLPHGAGLALVHAKLIEYIYKARPETTWRILSLLDPGLRPRSEDAPRAASAFRGFLERVGFGEGLGDYGFTPGEVERLFKAIASRKSMRRYLELAPFEVTEDLLSEIAAGLPY, from the coding sequence ATGGGCCCCACGTTTAGAGTCTACAACGGCGGCGTGAACCTCGTGTTCGGCGTCAACGGCCTCGCGGATTTCAAAAACGTGCTGTCGTCGATGCGAATGCCTGTTATCGTGACCGGGAGGCGCTCGGCAGTGGAGAGCGGCGCGCTAGCAGAGGTGACGAAGATACTAGAGGAGAGCGGTGTGAGCTACGTGGTCTACGACAGGGTGACGCCTAACCCGACCCTCCAGCAGGCAGAGGAGTTGGCCGAGTACTACAGGAGCGAGGGTTGCAGGGAGTTCATCGCTATAGGGGGTGGGAGCGCGATAGACCTGGCCAAGTCTGCTAGGGCCCTCGTAGCGGGGGGTGGGAGTATACGCGAGTACTTCTACGGGATGAGACAAGTCCCCAAGGAGAAGCCGCTGTTGTTCGTCGTGAACACTACGCACGGGACGGGTAGCGAGGTGGACAGGTTCGCCGTCCTCACCGACGAGGGGGAGGTCGAGAAGAGGGGCTTCCCAGCGGGCTACCCCGACTACGGGGTAGACGACCCGAGGTACACGCTCACGTTGCCCCTCAACCAGTCGGTCTACACCAGTATAGACGCACTGTCCCACGCGATCGAGGCCGCGACGTCCAGGGTGTCCAGCCCCTACACGGAGTTGCTGTCCGTGGAGGCGTCTAGGAGGGTCTTCGAGTACCTGCCCAGAGTGGTTGGCAGCCCGAGGGACTTGGAGGCGAGGTACTGGCTACTATACGCCTCTATGCTCGGAGGAGTAGCAATAGACCACTCGCTAACACACCTTGGGCACGGCTTGGAGCACCTACTCAGCGCCTACAACCCTAAGCTACCCCACGGCGCGGGACTCGCCCTCGTCCACGCGAAGCTAATCGAGTACATCTACAAGGCGAGACCCGAGACCACTTGGCGGATCCTCTCCTTACTAGACCCCGGCTTGAGGCCGAGGAGCGAGGATGCTCCCAGAGCCGCGTCTGCCTTCAGGGGGTTCCTAGAGCGGGTGGGGTTCGGTGAAGGGCTCGGCGACTACGGTTTCACACCCGGTGAAGTGGAGAGGCTGTTCAAGGCCATCGCTTCGAGGAAGAGCATGAGGAGGTACTTGGAGCTGGCCCCCTTCGAGGTGACAGAGGACCTCTTATCTGAGATCGCGGCCGGCCTACCCTATTAG
- a CDS encoding class II SORL domain-containing protein, producing MSELGNLIYTPQRASGEAITKVESHTPKIHAPDKVSKNTPFKVRVEVGPHPNTVEHSIRWIELYFKEEGRAFNPVFLGRYVFEPVYHEPVVEVTLKLAKSGRLIAESYCNLHGVWESSKDIVVE from the coding sequence ATGAGCGAGCTGGGCAACCTCATATACACGCCTCAGAGGGCTAGCGGGGAGGCGATCACCAAGGTAGAGTCCCACACGCCTAAAATACACGCCCCCGACAAGGTGAGTAAGAACACCCCGTTCAAGGTCAGGGTCGAGGTGGGACCCCACCCCAACACCGTCGAGCACAGTATTAGGTGGATTGAGCTCTACTTCAAGGAGGAGGGTAGGGCCTTCAACCCCGTGTTCCTGGGAAGGTACGTGTTCGAGCCGGTCTACCACGAGCCCGTGGTAGAGGTAACCCTCAAGCTCGCCAAGAGCGGGAGGCTCATAGCGGAGTCCTACTGCAACCTCCACGGAGTCTGGGAGTCCTCCAAGGACATAGTCGTCGAGTAA
- a CDS encoding Lrp/AsnC family transcriptional regulator — protein sequence MVDEVDLRIIDKLLRNARSTYSEIAREIGLSDVAVMKRVRKLEQEGVIKKYTAIVDPWKLGYGKVSITGVNVQPDKLFNVIEELKKRDYVKHLVVTSGDHNVIALILARSSEEMIRIHDEISRLDGVVKVYPAIVSDIIKDEMRI from the coding sequence ATGGTCGACGAAGTAGACTTGCGGATAATCGATAAGTTGCTGAGGAACGCCCGCTCCACATACAGCGAGATCGCGAGAGAGATCGGTCTAAGCGACGTGGCGGTGATGAAGAGGGTCCGGAAGCTGGAGCAGGAGGGCGTCATAAAGAAGTACACCGCTATAGTAGACCCATGGAAGCTCGGCTACGGTAAGGTCAGTATCACGGGTGTGAACGTCCAGCCCGACAAGCTGTTCAACGTGATAGAGGAGCTCAAGAAAAGAGACTATGTGAAGCACCTGGTAGTGACCTCCGGAGACCACAACGTGATCGCACTCATACTCGCGAGGTCGTCCGAGGAGATGATAAGGATACACGACGAGATATCCCGGTTAGACGGGGTAGTCAAGGTCTACCCCGCTATTGTGAGCGACATTATCAAGGACGAGATGAGGATCTAG
- a CDS encoding phosphoribosyltransferase, which produces MCALVREAYLNTGLSSIHSGETPLAGRVEEVYLLSKLMCKLYAASRRDTLTNISRRLGVSVQELSRIMHGKEPVGAKRVADLVSRLAYVDEDAELRRSIHEAPLPFPHLNNLTSRYPLSLYCFLYKAMDAVRGLEFGYIVTVEGAGLVLATLMAVALGKRLVYGIKAAKVAGGRSFTAGQGPVYSLDATRRIVSFPSALDLKGEMAVVVDGVVWTGATVKSMSRYVVKKGGVVEAAVLMVTTREVVEKLERELEYPVHALLTL; this is translated from the coding sequence GTGTGTGCCCTCGTACGCGAGGCGTATTTGAATACGGGGCTCAGTAGTATACACTCAGGTGAGACGCCCCTGGCTGGGAGAGTAGAGGAGGTCTACTTACTGTCTAAGCTGATGTGCAAACTGTACGCCGCGTCTAGGAGAGACACCCTCACCAACATCTCGAGGAGGCTGGGCGTGTCTGTGCAGGAGTTGAGCAGGATAATGCACGGCAAGGAGCCGGTAGGCGCTAAAAGAGTAGCCGACCTGGTCTCTAGGCTGGCGTACGTTGACGAGGACGCCGAGCTGAGGAGGAGCATCCACGAAGCCCCGCTCCCCTTCCCCCACTTGAACAACTTGACGTCACGCTACCCCCTCAGCCTCTACTGCTTCCTGTACAAGGCCATGGACGCGGTTAGAGGCCTCGAGTTCGGCTACATAGTCACCGTAGAGGGGGCCGGGCTGGTCCTGGCCACCCTGATGGCGGTAGCCCTCGGGAAGAGGCTGGTCTACGGTATAAAGGCGGCTAAGGTGGCCGGGGGCCGCTCCTTTACAGCTGGTCAAGGGCCGGTTTACTCCCTCGACGCGACTCGTAGGATAGTCTCCTTCCCCAGCGCACTGGACCTCAAAGGAGAGATGGCTGTTGTCGTGGACGGGGTGGTGTGGACGGGGGCGACCGTGAAGTCTATGTCCAGGTACGTCGTGAAGAAGGGGGGTGTGGTCGAGGCCGCCGTTTTAATGGTGACGACGCGCGAGGTGGTAGAGAAGCTGGAGAGGGAGCTGGAGTACCCAGTACACGCCCTCCTGACACTATGA
- a CDS encoding S1C family serine protease: MRLEELNEEIAGIVERVKDSVITVATEIKVPLLFFGYESLRGFGSGFIVGKGIAVTNAHVVRNASRVAVTFSDGYSHEAGVIAADASRDLALLEVPDYRPPIELGDSRQIRVGEIVLAVGSPLGLFEHSVTMGVVSATGRNIYTEELMLEDLVQTDAAINPGNSGGPLVNLRGQAVGVTTAIVPYAQGIGFAIPINTVKRFILMIERYGRPVRAWIGVYVAPLNPTVAGFYKLGVKKGLIVARVIPGTPAHHSGLRDGDILLEADGRELARTSDLRETVEEAIDRGYVTLKVLRGGRVFEVDVEVLVS; the protein is encoded by the coding sequence GTGAGGCTGGAGGAGCTCAACGAGGAGATCGCGGGCATCGTCGAGAGGGTCAAGGACTCGGTTATAACGGTGGCCACAGAGATCAAGGTGCCCCTGCTCTTCTTCGGCTACGAGTCGTTGAGGGGGTTCGGCTCCGGCTTCATCGTGGGGAAGGGCATTGCCGTCACGAACGCTCACGTCGTCAGGAACGCCTCTAGAGTAGCCGTGACTTTCAGCGACGGCTACTCGCACGAGGCTGGTGTGATAGCCGCCGACGCCAGCAGGGACCTCGCACTGCTCGAGGTGCCGGACTACAGGCCGCCCATAGAGCTCGGGGACTCCAGGCAGATAAGAGTCGGCGAGATAGTGCTAGCCGTCGGCTCGCCCCTGGGGCTCTTCGAGCACTCCGTCACGATGGGGGTCGTTAGCGCGACGGGCAGGAACATCTACACCGAGGAGCTTATGCTCGAGGACCTGGTCCAGACCGACGCCGCTATAAACCCGGGTAACAGCGGGGGGCCTCTGGTCAACCTCCGCGGCCAGGCCGTCGGGGTGACGACCGCCATCGTCCCCTACGCCCAGGGCATAGGCTTCGCCATACCCATCAACACGGTGAAGAGGTTCATACTCATGATCGAGAGGTACGGCAGGCCTGTCAGGGCGTGGATAGGCGTCTACGTCGCCCCACTCAACCCCACAGTGGCCGGCTTCTACAAGCTGGGAGTGAAGAAGGGCCTTATAGTGGCCAGGGTTATCCCCGGGACACCCGCGCACCACAGTGGACTGAGAGACGGGGACATCCTCTTGGAGGCCGACGGCAGGGAGCTCGCGAGGACCAGCGACTTGAGGGAGACGGTTGAGGAGGCTATCGACAGGGGCTACGTGACGCTCAAGGTACTGCGCGGCGGGAGGGTCTTCGAGGTAGACGTGGAGGTCCTCGTCTCCTAA
- a CDS encoding monovalent cation/H+ antiporter complex subunit F has protein sequence MVEFTHLLFAILAAPYIAAVLMYTARAVKGPTVPDIILAVDCISYDLAVFLALLSVYYQSPLMIAPAILLALWAYLLDVFASKYLVSKEVGA, from the coding sequence ATGGTAGAGTTTACGCACCTCCTTTTCGCGATCCTCGCGGCCCCCTACATCGCCGCTGTCTTGATGTACACCGCTAGGGCGGTGAAGGGGCCCACTGTACCCGACATAATCCTCGCAGTCGACTGCATATCCTACGACCTCGCAGTTTTCCTAGCCCTCCTCTCGGTCTACTACCAGTCCCCCCTCATGATCGCCCCGGCCATCCTCCTAGCCCTCTGGGCGTACCTACTAGACGTCTTCGCCTCCAAGTACCTGGTCTCCAAGGAGGTGGGGGCTTGA
- the mnhG gene encoding monovalent cation/H(+) antiporter subunit G gives MTSDLVFWAGAVVVLVGGVFDFIAGLGMLRFPNFYVRLHAATIGAIYGAVLPLIGVALMALGTPIPNNAFIAGGCLATALVLFLVAPIGSHLLAYAAHKARAVEWSPVVDQLGEEE, from the coding sequence TTGACGAGCGACCTCGTCTTCTGGGCGGGGGCCGTGGTGGTCTTGGTAGGAGGGGTCTTCGACTTCATAGCGGGGCTGGGGATGCTGAGGTTCCCAAACTTCTACGTCAGGCTCCACGCGGCTACGATAGGGGCCATCTACGGCGCTGTCCTACCGCTGATCGGCGTGGCCCTCATGGCCCTCGGCACGCCTATACCGAACAACGCCTTTATCGCGGGCGGCTGCCTAGCCACAGCACTCGTCCTCTTCCTCGTGGCGCCCATAGGAAGCCACCTGCTAGCTTACGCAGCCCACAAGGCGAGGGCGGTGGAGTGGAGCCCCGTCGTGGACCAGCTGGGTGAGGAGGAGTGA
- a CDS encoding hydrogenase subunit MbhD domain-containing protein, producing MILVYLALVFAGLLSTLFTYLAVTEKDLLKAVAYSAGQSIAYSILFQVFAATDILLAYIAISVGVYSGLLIFIVSKTERFEV from the coding sequence GTGATACTGGTCTACCTCGCCCTGGTGTTCGCGGGTCTCCTGAGCACACTATTCACGTACCTGGCTGTCACGGAGAAGGACCTACTGAAGGCAGTGGCCTACTCGGCTGGGCAGAGCATCGCTTACAGTATACTTTTCCAAGTCTTTGCGGCGACAGACATACTCTTGGCCTACATCGCCATCTCGGTCGGCGTGTACTCCGGACTACTGATATTCATTGTGAGTAAGACCGAGAGGTTCGAGGTGTAG
- a CDS encoding MnhB domain-containing protein, translating into MSKRLLGLVFVYCLAIALALLVYATGSLQAPSEIKRLGVFYVEETFFGNMTAMSPEAVTAIVWDYRGLDTVYETAVFFLAVVAGLAVFRVSKTPPLKRGVGLTEISRTSTKIVAALIVVVSASIALHGHLTPGGGFQGGSTLAIAPLLVIPIFSYYALLARRLTPGLLVTLRGLALTAIGLVAILPVFKGLEVVTNIRFYPAYILGQLVSGSLFLYNSSEYIAVASGFAAVFLYLSFEEEFYEEERGEDRE; encoded by the coding sequence TTGAGCAAAAGGCTGCTGGGTCTAGTCTTCGTCTACTGCCTTGCGATAGCACTGGCCCTACTAGTTTATGCTACTGGCAGCCTCCAAGCACCCAGCGAGATCAAACGGCTCGGGGTCTTCTACGTGGAGGAGACCTTCTTCGGGAACATGACCGCGATGAGCCCGGAGGCCGTGACCGCTATCGTGTGGGACTACAGGGGCCTCGACACGGTCTACGAGACCGCAGTCTTCTTCCTCGCCGTAGTAGCGGGTCTAGCCGTGTTCAGGGTATCCAAGACCCCGCCGTTGAAGAGGGGCGTGGGGCTGACGGAGATATCCCGGACCTCCACGAAGATAGTCGCAGCCCTGATAGTCGTGGTCTCCGCCTCTATAGCCCTCCACGGCCACCTGACGCCGGGCGGCGGGTTCCAGGGCGGCTCAACCCTCGCTATAGCCCCCCTACTAGTGATCCCAATATTCTCCTACTACGCGCTCCTCGCGAGGAGGTTGACCCCGGGCCTCCTCGTCACCCTCAGAGGGCTGGCCCTCACGGCGATAGGCCTAGTGGCGATCCTACCGGTGTTCAAGGGCCTCGAGGTAGTGACAAACATAAGGTTCTACCCCGCCTACATCCTGGGCCAGCTCGTCAGCGGTAGCCTGTTCCTCTACAACTCGTCGGAGTACATAGCCGTAGCCTCCGGGTTCGCTGCGGTTTTCCTCTACCTGTCCTTCGAGGAGGAGTTCTACGAGGAGGAGAGGGGCGAGGACCGTGAGTGA
- a CDS encoding Na+/H+ antiporter subunit C, whose protein sequence is MSEAGLVWSLLVGLLAVNLLVSVYGIIYGRSLTKKLISLTIFSDTVYVFFIMVGYRLVYPTVPPVYVELTRDQLEYLAKHAVDPVPQALVLTGIVIGMAVNALIGFGIIQAYRLKKTVTARELVGFEEVE, encoded by the coding sequence GTGAGTGAGGCCGGGCTAGTGTGGAGCCTTCTCGTAGGGCTGCTGGCAGTCAACCTCCTGGTGTCCGTCTACGGGATTATTTACGGGAGGAGCCTGACGAAGAAGCTTATCTCCCTGACGATCTTCTCGGACACGGTCTACGTCTTCTTCATAATGGTGGGCTACAGGCTCGTCTACCCCACTGTACCACCAGTCTACGTGGAGCTTACACGCGACCAGCTGGAGTACCTGGCGAAGCACGCGGTGGACCCCGTACCCCAGGCCCTCGTATTGACGGGCATAGTCATCGGGATGGCCGTGAACGCCCTGATCGGCTTCGGGATCATTCAGGCCTATAGGCTGAAGAAGACCGTGACCGCGAGGGAGCTGGTCGGTTTCGAGGAGGTGGAGTAG
- a CDS encoding Na+/H+ antiporter subunit E, with translation MFREVLVTLWLFLFYIVYTGSNTPYDVATGLVVAALVGVPASRVLVSDERKLLDVKRYIHLFYYALKYMTVIEFKAHMDVVKRVFTMRLNPGIVKIPVYAKSRYGRLLIAVSITNTPGTVVVDERDGWFYVNWIDVTSTKPEEARLAISAEFEDYAFKIFE, from the coding sequence GTGTTCAGAGAGGTCCTAGTCACCCTCTGGCTCTTCCTCTTCTACATCGTCTACACCGGTAGCAACACCCCCTACGACGTAGCCACCGGACTAGTCGTCGCCGCGCTCGTCGGGGTCCCCGCCTCGAGAGTACTCGTGTCAGACGAGAGGAAGCTACTGGACGTCAAGCGCTACATCCACCTCTTCTACTACGCGCTGAAGTACATGACCGTGATCGAGTTCAAGGCGCACATGGACGTCGTGAAGAGGGTGTTCACGATGAGGCTGAACCCGGGCATCGTGAAGATACCCGTGTACGCCAAGAGCAGGTACGGGAGGCTGTTGATAGCCGTCTCGATCACCAACACACCGGGAACGGTCGTGGTCGACGAGAGAGACGGCTGGTTCTACGTCAACTGGATAGACGTCACCTCGACCAAGCCCGAGGAGGCGAGGCTGGCTATAAGCGCAGAGTTCGAGGACTACGCCTTCAAGATATTCGAGTAG